A region of Vanessa tameamea isolate UH-Manoa-2023 chromosome 21, ilVanTame1 primary haplotype, whole genome shotgun sequence DNA encodes the following proteins:
- the LOC113393648 gene encoding alpha-ketoglutarate-dependent dioxygenase alkB homolog 7, mitochondrial gives MRILTFSVLKNCKIKTSLFKNLSVQVQANNEIEKLSDPNLVDILPSWKEDEEVELRSTVLQHMRVLPNFVTEEEEAALLAEVEPQLKRMRYEFDHWDNAIEGFRETERSTWNAANSGVMARVRKVAFPPHAQLLPHAHVLDLAPAGHIRPHVDAVRFCGDTIAGLCLLSSAVMRLAHEQRPHLALDALLQRRCLYVMTGVARYAFSHAVLRGAEGAWRGAPVRRGRRVAVICRERPRAAGEP, from the exons ATGCGGATTCTTACTTTCAGTGTTCTTAAGAACTGCAAAATAAAgacgtcattatttaaaaatttaagtgtaCAAGTTCAAGCcaataatgaaattgaaaaattatcaG acccAAACCTGGTGGATATATTACCATCATGGAAGGAGGACGAGGAGGTAGAGTTGCGCTCAACTGTTCTGCAACATATGCGGGTGTTGCCCAATTTCGTTACTGAGGAAGAGGAAGCTGCTCTACTTGCAGAAGTGGAGCCACAGTTAAAACGCATGCGCTACGAGTTCGATCACTGGGATAAT GCGATCGAAGGCTTTCGTGAGACGGAGCGCAGCACGTGGAACGCGGCCAACAGCGGCGTGATGGCGCGCGTGCGCAAGGTGGCGTTCCCGCCGCACGCGCAGCTGCTGCCGCACGCGCACGTGCTGGACCTGGCGCCCGCCGGACACATCCGCCCGCACGTCGACGCGGTCCGA TTCTGCGGCGACACGATCGCGGGCCTGTGCCTGCTGTCCAGCGCGGTGATGCGCCTCGCGCACGAGCAGCGCCCGCACCTCGCGCTCGACGCGCTGCTGCAGCGGAGGTGCCTCTACGTCATGAC CGGCGTGGCGCGTTACGCGTTCAGCCACGCGGTGCTGCGCGGCGCGGAGGGCGCGTGGCGCGGCGCGCCCGTGCGGCGCGGCCGGCGCGTCGCCGTCATCTGCCGCGAGCGGCCGCGCGCCGCGGGCGAGCCGTAG